Proteins encoded by one window of Lathyrus oleraceus cultivar Zhongwan6 chromosome 1, CAAS_Psat_ZW6_1.0, whole genome shotgun sequence:
- the LOC127097446 gene encoding uncharacterized protein LOC127097446 — translation MSQYSSPTHMHVPAETSGYSSPSFRENTPFQMINLADLILDVAHLSMVHPPPQKKATSSVYKVINTSSKSPEPIIPSKDKNTTEEESRLKGSELRNPSMHVDNPVSTTIVERSETHKELRKFVASVLKEVNSDVFPDVQTSLAKDPSPDNDSREKAEENVPDHTTRERRSKKKVELVVNVEELTSDEEPLTNIVTPNIAKRLKRHKGKTITFEDSPSREVKRKVYGLKGTPSRSSIGKSPVGPTRNWSKVVTPTRKRKVVSHSESEFDVAEDVQDITPIKRSANKKPHDARSKAPLDNASLHYMKNAERWKYVIQRRVTPERELGKDALKCKEVMELIEAARTMKTVTHFGPCYENLVKEFVVTIPNGCDDTKSVDYGKVYVRGNVVTFSPTVINNILGRPDEPQAELEVTDDQEMMEDEKKEAVQGGDANEATDDEEYAGEDDADEEKEDEGEEYATTDSDSQDDI, via the exons ATGTCTCAATATTCTTCACCCACTCACATGCATGTCCCAGCTGAAACCAGTGGATACTCCTCACCATCATTTAGGGAAAATACACCGTTTCAAATGATCAACCTGGCAGATCTGATTCTGGACGTTGCCCATCTGTCCATGGTTCATCCCCCTCCTCAGAAGAAAGCTACATCATCTGTGTATAAAGTTATCAATACTTCTAGTAAGTCTCCTGAACCCATAATCCCTAGTAAAGATAAGAATACTACTGAAGAAGAATCTAGGCTTAAAGGGTCTGAACTTAGAAACCCTAGCATGCATGTTGACAACCCTGTAAGTACCACGATAGTAGAAAGAAGTGAAACTCATAAAGAACTTAGAAAGTTTGTTGCATCTGTTTTGAAGGAAGTAAACTCTGATGTGTTTCCAGATGTTCAAACATCTTTGGCAAAAGATCCAAGCCCTGATAATGACTCAAGGGAAAAAGCTGAAGAAAATGTTCCTGATCATACTACTCGTGAGAGAAGAAGTAAGAAGAAAGTTGAGCTTGTTGTCAATGTTGAAGAACTTACCTCTGATGAAGAACCCCTTACAAACATTGTTACTCCCAATATTGCCAAGAGATTGAAGAGACATAAAGGAAAGACTATTACTTTTGAAGATTCTCCCTCTAGGGAAGTCAAGAGAAAAGTGTATGGGTTGAAAGGAACTCCTTCTAGAAGCTCCATAGGAAAATCTCCTGTTGGACCCACTAGGAATTGGAGTAAAGTTGTCACCCCTACTAGAAAGAGGAAAGTTGTCTCCCATAGTGAATCCGAGTTTGATGTTGCAGAGGATGTCCAGGACATCACCCCTATAAAAAGATCTGCTAACAAGAAACCTCATGatgctaggtccaaagctccacTGGACAATGCTTCTTTACATTATATGAAGAATGCAGAAAGGTGGAAGTATGTCATTCAGAGAAGGGTAACCCCAGAAAGGGAATTGGGAAAAGATGCCCTTAAGTGTAAAGAGGTCATGGAACTGATAGAAGCTGCAAGGACGATGAAGACTGTCACACACTTTGGACCTTGCTATGAAAACTTAGTAAAGGAGTTTGTGGTAACTATCCCTAATGGATGTGATGATACAAAGAGTGTTGACTATGGTAAAGTTTATGTGAGAGGAAATGTTGTAACATTCTCCCCAACTGTGATAAATAATATCCTAGGAAGACCAGATGAACCTCAAGCTGAACTGGAAGTCACTGATGATCAG GAAATGATGGAAGACGAGAAAAAGGAAGCTGTACAGGGTGGAGATGCTAATGAAGCAACTGATGATGAAGAGTATGCTGGTGAAGATGATGCTGATGAAGAGAAagaagatgaaggagaagagtatGCAACAACTGACTCAGATAGTCAAGATGATATTTGA